Proteins encoded in a region of the Pieris brassicae chromosome 3, ilPieBrab1.1, whole genome shotgun sequence genome:
- the LOC123707583 gene encoding heat stress transcription factor A-5-like — protein sequence MQEVSSALKQMRFPQKLWYLLDLHTDAILWGGTGRTILLNYRVLHTYLRCNHSIFKTTNISSFVRQLNLYGFRKVTSHLQDPLCNSSNPYMHEYMHDYFQFDRPELLNKITRKALTMKKNFKVKNIFGTTDHLLNMTPLQKARRALQMALKKAVQNVYSQDSTKQFYQAEFDDEHEDFQEEESFDVDWIPGESPFKSFENNIQQAAIENSATIDEKETHTVVESNSMVPQESLMHFSDDSNKQTNDNYPTHFLNMPDLDSEQIEENSGVELLAEFNINSNMDQGIIKKKNLKDSSLNCVLPSVSNDDISFIESNDDINHYNGEWDQMFSDMMTNKSSSQDSVSNLKELYSQISQTIDLLNS from the exons atgcaggAAGTTTCGAGTGCTTTAAAGCAAATGCGATTTCCTCAAAAACTTTGGTATTTATTGGATTTACACACCGATGCTATTTTATGGGGAGGGACCGGACGAACTATTCTTTTGAACTATCGAGTATTGCATACATACTTGAGATGCAACCATTCTATATTCAAGACAACAAATATTTCTAGTTTTGTTAGGCAGCTAAATTTGTATGGCTTTAGGAAAGTTACTTCACATTTACAAGACCCTCTTTGTAACTCTAGTAACCCTTACATGCACGAATACATGCacgattattttcaatttgacCGTCCAGAATTACTCAATAAAATAACAAGGAAGGCTCTTACAATGAAAAAGAACTTTAAAGTAAAG aATATTTTTGGGACTACTGACCACTTACTTAATATGACTCCACTACAAAAAGCGCGAAGGGCTCTGCAAATGGCACTTAAAAAAGCAGTTCAAAATGTATACAGTCAAGAttcaacaaaacaattttatcaaGCTGAATTTGATG ATGAACATGAAGATTTTCAAGAAGAAGAAAGTTTTGATGTTGACTGGATTCCTGGTGAAAGTCCTTTTAAgagttttgaaaataatatccaACAAGCAG CCATTGAAAATTCAGCTACTATTGATGAAAAGGAAACTCATACTGTAGTGGAAAGTAATAG CATGGTACCACAGGAGAGTCTTATGCATTTTTCTGATGattcaaataaacaaacaaatgacAACTATCCTACTCATTTCTTAAACATGCCTGACCTTGATTCTGAACAAATTGAAGAAAATTCTGGTGTTGAATTACTAgcagaatttaatataaacagcAACATGGATCAGGGTATTATTAAGAAGAAGAATTTAAAGGATTCTTCATTGAACTGTGTATTACCATCAGTAAGCAATGATGACATAAGTTTTATTGAG tCTAATGATGACATTAATCATTACAATGGGGAATGGGATCAAATGTTCAGTGATATGATGACTAACAAAAGCTCTAGTCAAGATAGTGTTTCAAATCTAAAAGAGCTCTATTCTCAGATTTCGCAAACAATAGATTTACTTAATTCATAG
- the LOC123707585 gene encoding proteasome subunit alpha type-7-1, translated as MSARYDRAITVFSPDGHLLQVEYAQEAVRKGSTAVGVRGKDVVVLGVEKKSVAKLQEERTVRKICLLDDHVVMAFAGLTADARILINRAQIECQSHKLTVEDPVTLEYITRYIAGLKQKYTQSNGRRPFGISCLIGGFDYDGFPRLFQTEPSGIYYEWKANATGRSAKTVREFLEKNYTPEEVSTENGAVKLAIRALLEVVQSGQKNLEIAVMRRNQPIQMLDLDTINSYVTVIEKEKEEEAEKKKQKK; from the exons atgtCAGCGCGTTACGATAGAGCTATTACAGTTTTTTCCCCAGACGGTCATTTGTTGCAAGTTGAATATGCACAGGAAGCGGTACGAAAAGGATCTACTGCG GTTGGTGTTAGGGGTAAGGATGTGGTTGTCTTAGGGGTAGAAAAGAAGTCAGTTGCTAAACTGCAAGAAGAGAGAACAGTTAGAAAAATATGCCTACTTGATGACCATGTAGTGAtggcgtttgccggtttgacTGCTGATGCTCGTATTCTTATAAACAGAGCTCAAATTGAGTGTCAGTCTCATAAGTTAACAGTTGAGGATCCAGTGACATTAGAGTACATTACAAGATACATAGCAGGTCTTAAGCAGAAATATACACAGAGTAATGGCCGTCGTCCTTTTGGCATTTCTTGTTTGATTGGTGGATTTGATTATGATGGCTTCCCTAGACTATTTCAGACTGAACCATCTGGTATTTACTATGAATGGAAAGCTAATGCTACTGGACGATCTGCTAAAACTGTTCGTGAATTCTTAGAAAAGAATTATACTCCTGAGGAAGTTTCAACTGAAAACGGTGCTGTTaag TTGGCAATCAGAGCTCTTCTTGAAGTTGTGCAGTCAGGCcaaaaaaatcttgaaatTGCGGTTATGAGACGCAATCAACCAATACAAATGTTAGATCTTGATACCATAAACTCATATGTCACAGTAATTGAAAAGGAGAAAGAGGAAGAGGCagagaagaaaaaacaaaagaagtaa
- the LOC123707012 gene encoding coiled-coil domain-containing protein 43 has translation MAAVMTEFEPWLNNKLKSLKTDEGVFGSYISGILEAEDSIDEKKDALEGILSEIVDEDITSHVNEIIEKWESCKPNEEGPKQVADIDVDIQLTKMLESQSFATTTRREYTDEEKKIREAILSQYSQLSDNEEETTFVDETEGSELVKNTNALDVAAAAKERRELSRLEAQKKKEKDREDREKQKQLKEEKKEKRKTQKSEKKR, from the exons ATGGCGGCTGTCATGACGGAATTTGAGCCGTGgttgaacaataaattaaaatccctTAAAACTGATGAAGGTGTTTTTGGGTCATATATATCAGGTATTTTGGAAGCTGAAGATTCTATAGATGAAAAAAAAGATGCATTAGAAGGCATACTTTCTGAAATTGTG GATGAAGATATTACCAGTCATGTGAATGAAATAATAGAGAAATGGGAGTCTTGCAAGCCAAATGAGGAGGGTCCTAAGCAGGTAGCAGATATAGATGTTGATATTCAGTTGACAAAGATGCTAGAATCTCAGTCCTTTGCGACAACTACGCGACGAGAGTACACAGATGAAGAAAAGAAGATCCGTGAAGCTATATTGTCTCAGTACAGTCAACTCTCTGATAATGAG gAAGAAACAACTTTTGTAGATGAGACAGAGGGATCTGAACtagtaaaaaatactaatgcATTAGATGTGGCTGCAGCAGCCAAAGAACGCCGTGAACTATCAAGACTAGAAGcacagaaaaaaaaagaaaaggatAGAGAAGATAG GGAAAAACAAAAGCAACTAAAGGaagaaaaaaaggaaaaacgtaaaacacaaaaatctgAAAAGAAAAGGTGA
- the LOC123707011 gene encoding secretion-regulating guanine nucleotide exchange factor-like, which yields MAFTLWSWGANSHGQLGLNVISEQVDAPTKITRDFWSKTKQVACGGGHTLLLDDDGKLFACGWNVKKQLGLVDEAIYFERVWCLSGINFTNISSGWDFSCGVTDEKYLFVWGSNSHGQLGLPKEHFSDAVKPVRLQVNACSVSMGLRHTAIINSKGEVWTTGCGKHGQLGLGPHILISDRFQKVPLKSMVTHLVCGQNHTLAWSSDEKALYVWGDNKHSQLLLAPEKYKKVYKPQKIDIDVKKKVKKLLSGWTNALLWLEDGQLLAWGRNNYGQLGTNEPFEGKIIHIKLPEERLVKDVVLGSEHTVCLATDNTLWAWGWNEHANTGTASGDFVFTPSLISFDQDLHSQITQIYAGSAHNFVVTEKERNEGRGEGLCEPHCAYPKKTMVPPAIAR from the exons ATGGCATTTACACTATGGTCTTGG ggTGCAAATTCTCACGGCCAACTCGGTCTAAATGTAATAAGCGAACAAGTAGACGCCCCTACTAAGATCACCAGAGACTTTTGGTCCAAGACGAAACAAGTTGCTTGTGGAGGTGGACACACTTTACTGTTAGATGATGATGGAAAGCTTTTTGCTTGTGGATGGAATGTTAAAAAACAGTTAGGCCTGGTGGATGAAGCTATTTACTTTGAAAGGGTTTGGTGTCTAAGtggtattaattttacaaatatctcCTCTGGTTGGGACTTTAGTTGTGGTGTTActgatgaaaaatatttatttgtgtggGGTTCTAATAGCCATGGTCAATTAGGCCTACCTAAAGAACACTTTTCAGATGCTGTTAAACCAGTGAGGTTACAAGTCAATGCTTGTTCAGTATCTATGGGCTTGCGACATACAgctattattaattcaaaaggTGAAGTTTGGACCACAGGATGTGGAAAACATGGTCAACTTGGTCTGGGtccacatattttaatatcagaCAGATTTCAGAAGGTTCCATTGAAAAGCATGGTGACACATCTAGTTTGTGGACAAAACCATACATTAGCATGGAGCTCAGATGAAAAGGCTTTATATGTTTGGGGGGATAATAAACATAGTCAGCTTTTATTGGCACctgagaaatataaaaaagtttacaaGCCACAAAAGATTGATATTgatgttaaaaaaaaggtGAAAAAACTTCTCAGTGGTTGGACTAATGCTTTACTGTGGTTAGAAGATGGTCAACTTCTTGCTTGGGGCAGAAATAACTATGGACAACTTGGAACAAATGAGCCATTTGAaggaaaaattattcatattaaattaccag AAGAACGACTAGTCAAAGATGTAGTATTGGGGTCAGAACATACAGTTTGTTTAGCAACCGATAATACATTATGGGCATGGGGCTGGAATGAGCATGCTAATACTGGGACTGCATCTGGAGACTTCGTATTCACTCCAAGTCTTATATCATTTGATCAAGATTTACATAGtcaaattacacaaatatatgcTGGAAGTGCACACAATTTTGTAGTTACCGAAAAAGAAAGAAATGAA GGTCGTGGTGAAGGGTTATGTGAGCCTCACTGTGCATACCCAAAAAAAACCATGGTGCCACCAGCAATTGCCCGGTAA